One window of the Vigna radiata var. radiata cultivar VC1973A chromosome 1, Vradiata_ver6, whole genome shotgun sequence genome contains the following:
- the LOC106758927 gene encoding pentatricopeptide repeat-containing protein At4g21065-like, producing MGGRVSESAITLIYRSKTLVHLLQLHSLFFKTSLDHHPFFISQLLLSASAISLPFATTFFHSLPTLPPLFAWNTLIRAFASIPNPHYSFFLFRLLQTSTLNPDSFTYPFLLKACARSSCLPLGGTLHSLTFKTGFCSDRYVGNALLNMYADCHAVRSARKVFDEMTVKDVVTWSSMIAAYVASNSPLDAFRVFHQMGQTNVKPNSVTLVSLLSACTKMLDVRAGESIHSYLITSHMNMDVALGTALFDMYAKCGKINEAVVVFNSMDGKNLQSCTVMMSVLADHGRHKDVLSLFNNMEDMGLQPDSLAFAVILSACSHAGLVCEGRRYFDRMVRMYDIKPSVEHYGCIVDLLGRSGLIQEAYDIIKGMPMEPNGVILRSFLAACRNHGWIPSLDADFLSNLESELGANYVLAANVFSTFASWKDANNIRLAMKQKGLEKIPGCSWVEV from the coding sequence ATGGGAGGGCGGGTATCCGAAAGCGCCATCACCCTCATCTATCGTTCCAAAACCCTTGTTCATCTCCTCCAACTTCATTCACTCTTCTTCAAAACCTCCCTGGACCACCACCCTTTTTTCATCTCCCAACTCCTCTTATCAGCCTCCGCCATCTCCCTCCCCTTTGCCACCACATTCTTCCACTCCCTCCCCACCCTTCCACCCCTCTTCGCCTGGAACACCCTCATCAGAGCCTTCGCCTCCATCCCCAACCCGCACTACTCATTCTTCCTCTTCCGCCTCCTCCAAACCTCAACCCTTAACCCGGACTCCTTCACTTACCCTTTTCTCCTCAAAGCCTGTGCTCGCTCTTCCTGCCTCCCCCTCGGTGGGACCCTCCATTCTCTCACCTTCAAGACCGGATTCTGCTCCGATCGCTATGTAGGTAATGCCCTTTTAAACATGTATGCTGATTGCCATGCTGTAAGGTCAGCGcgcaaggtgtttgatgaaatgactGTTAAAGATGTTGTGACCTGGAGCTCCATGATTGCCGCTTACGTCGCCTCCAACTCCCCTTTGGATGCTTTTCGTGTCTTTCATCAGATGGGGCAAACGAATGTAAAGCCAAACTCTGTGACATTGGTTAGCTTGCTTTCTGCTTGTACTAAAATGCTTGATGTCCGTGCTGGTGAGTCCATTCATTCCTACCTTATAACGAGTCACATGAACATGGATGTTGCATTGGGAACAGCTTTGTTTGACATGTATGCTAAGTGTGGAAAAATTAATGAGGCCGTTGTCGTTTTCAATTCAATGGATGGCAAGAATTTGCAGTCCTGCACTGTCATGATGTCGGTTCTTGCTGATCATGGGAGACATaaagatgttctctctttgtTTAACAATATGGAGGATATGGGGCTGCAACCAGATAGTTTGGCTTTTGCTGTGATTCTCTCGGCCTGCAGCCACGCTGGACTCGTTTGTGAGGGGAGAAGGTATTTTGATCGGATGGTGAGAATGTATGACATAAAACCGAGTGTTGAACACTATGGATGCATAGTTGACTTGTTAGGAAGATCTGGCTTGATTCAAGAGGCATATGATATTATCAAGGGCATGCCTATGGAGCCGAATGGTGTTATATTGAGGAGTTTTCTGGCGGCTTGCAGGAATCATGGGTGGATTCCTAGTTTGGATGCTGATTTTCTGTCTAACCTGGAGTCCGAATTGGGAGCGAACTATGTCCTCGCTGCAAATGTTTTTTCTACCTTTGCTTCCTGGAAAGATGCCAATAACATTAGGTTAGCCATGAAACAGAAGGGGTTGGAGAAAATTCCTGGTTGTAGTTGGGTAGAGGTGTAA